The Mycolicibacterium cosmeticum sequence GCGATGCGTTCGAGATGGCCCGGATGGGTGGTAGCGCCAGCGCGATATGGGCGGCGAAGGGGGAGTCGGGGGAGGCGGCCAGCGCGTTGGCGGTCCACCCGCCCCAGTCGTGGCCGATCAGCACGGCGTCAGCGGGGGCCCCGAGCGCGGAGTGCAGTTCGATGAGGTCGGACATCAGGGCGCCGAGGTGATAGTCCCCGTCGGGTGCCGGACCGGTGGGCGCGTAGCCACGGGTGAACGGCGCGAGCACCCGAAATCCCTTATCCGCCAGCAACGGAGCCACATACCGCCAACTGTGGGCGCTGTCCGGGAAACCGTGTACGCACAGCGCGAGCCGGCCGTCGGATGGGCCCCATTCCAGCGCCGTCAGGCGCAGGTGGGGCAGGTCGAATTCCAGGACACGGGGGTCGGCCATTGTTTGACCATACAAGGGTGGTCGTGTGTCGTGTGACGCGTTCCCGGCCTGACCGCCCGGCGGCGGGACCAGTGATTTCGACTGTGCCGTTCAGCCGAGCGCTGCGAGGACATCCGGGAATGGACGCGGCTCCTTCGGTGGATGTCCTGACCAGAGTCAAGCAAACCGACTCCATGCAACCCAGGGCACATCATTCCCGAGAACACGGTGACCGACGAAGTGGGGCGCAGACGTTCCTGGGTGTGCGACTCCTAGGCAACCGGCGTCCTGGCAGGAGATTTGACTCTCGCCCAGAATCAGAACTGGGCATCCCGTCAGGCCGGCTTCGCGACTTCGACACGGTCGGCTTGTCCAGGCGCAAGGCGGCTCACAGTCACCCGAAGCTGCAGGCAACATCTTTCAACCCCCCGAATACATGCAAGGAGAACGGGTATGGTCGGCGACACCACGCATCCTGTCGAATCAGGGGATGGTCTTGACGGTGCGGTGGCTATCGTTACCGGAGCAGCGCGAGGGGTCGGCGCGGCAACAGTGCACTGGCTACGCGTCAGGGGAGTGAAGCTACTGGCCGAAGACATTCGGCCTGAGGTGCATCACCTTGCTGAGCAGTATGATCACGTCATCGCCCTAGAGGCTGACGTCGCGGTCGAAGATTCGGCTATTCGCGCCGTCGAGTTGGCGGTACAACATTTCGGTCGTCTGGACATTCTTGTCAACAACGCTGGTCGGACGTTGAACAAACCGTTGACTGATACCACCGTCGAGGACTGGGACGAATTGATGTCGATCAACGTCCGTGGTGCCTTCTTGCACGCGCGTGAAGCCTTCAAGGTCATGCACGATCAGTGTCGCGGCACCATCGTCAATGTCGGTTCTTACGCCTGCACTGTGGGACTGCCAGAGGGATCCGCATACTCCGCGTCGAAGGGTGCCCTCGCCCAGCTGACGAAGGTCATCGCACTCGAAGGCGGTGCTCACAACGTCCGGGCCAACCTTGTGGCCCCCGGAGTGATCGAGACCGACATGCTCGACAACTTCCGAGACGACAGCCGCGAGTACCTTCGGTCCTTCGCCGGCGCACACCCGCTTGGTCGCGTCGCCCAACCAGAAGAAATCGCTGAGGTGATCGGTTTCCTTGTCTCGGAGCGGTCCAGCTTCATTACCGGCGCCGTGGTCGCAGCCGACGGCGGTTTCACGGCCGCCTGATGTGGCGGCATCGCGCTGGCCGACGCATGTGGCCAAAACCATTGACAGGAGGACAGATTGATGACGGGACGTCTGGACGGAAAAGTGGCTTTGCTCACCGGCGCTACCGGGGGGATCGGCACGGCGACCGCGGAGAGTTTTCTGCGCGAGGGTGCCCGAGTGGTGGTGACCGATGCTCGCGCCAAAACACTGTCAACGCTTGCAGAGCGGCTGTCCAGTTACGGCGCAGCAGTCCAAAGTGCTGTCGTGGATGTATCGAAGGCCGGCGACTGGAACGACGCGGTTGCGCTGGTTGAAGAACGCTTCGGCCGCCTCGATGTGCTGGTGAACATCGCCGGGATCGTGGCGTGGGAGGGCGTAGAAGACGCCGATGAACCTTCGTGGGACCGCGTGATTGCGGTGAACCAGAAGG is a genomic window containing:
- a CDS encoding SDR family NAD(P)-dependent oxidoreductase, yielding MVGDTTHPVESGDGLDGAVAIVTGAARGVGAATVHWLRVRGVKLLAEDIRPEVHHLAEQYDHVIALEADVAVEDSAIRAVELAVQHFGRLDILVNNAGRTLNKPLTDTTVEDWDELMSINVRGAFLHAREAFKVMHDQCRGTIVNVGSYACTVGLPEGSAYSASKGALAQLTKVIALEGGAHNVRANLVAPGVIETDMLDNFRDDSREYLRSFAGAHPLGRVAQPEEIAEVIGFLVSERSSFITGAVVAADGGFTAA